The Halococcus agarilyticus genome includes a region encoding these proteins:
- a CDS encoding acyl-CoA dehydrogenase family protein: MKRDTAISASETTYDSIMTGHIGLESEHEEYRERVREFAETEVAPVVDDYEERDEFPLDLVDELGEAGLYGVTIPERYGGEGRDYRSFVLTIEELCRIWKVPAGVVSLSGSLVGHTLQKFGSERQREEWLTDVFTQNQVTAVSLTEPQAGSDANALETTAERDGDEFVIDGHKVWTSHGEVADLIFVVARTDDTGSHDDVSIIGVPNPGERDGVEFVRDIPCMEGGAVVENEVKYENLRVPVENLVGEEGRGFRYIMEALDIGRLGVAAQSTGILQGCLDESARFADEREQFGEPIRNNQGVSFKLADMKMDLEAARLLTYSAAAKLDAGERVTQDAAIAKTFASDAAMEGAVEAVQVLGSRGYSKDYPVERFMREAKGTQIYEGTNEINRSVVARHLYD, encoded by the coding sequence ATGAAGCGTGATACAGCCATCTCGGCGTCCGAAACCACTTACGACTCCATCATGACGGGACATATCGGCCTCGAATCGGAACACGAGGAGTATCGCGAGCGAGTCAGGGAGTTCGCGGAGACGGAGGTCGCACCGGTCGTCGACGACTACGAGGAACGGGACGAGTTCCCCCTGGACCTCGTCGACGAACTCGGGGAAGCAGGTCTGTACGGAGTGACGATCCCCGAACGCTACGGCGGCGAGGGTCGGGACTACCGCTCGTTCGTCCTCACGATCGAGGAGCTCTGTCGGATCTGGAAGGTCCCGGCGGGCGTGGTCTCGCTCTCGGGATCGCTCGTCGGCCACACCCTCCAGAAGTTCGGCAGCGAGCGACAGCGCGAGGAGTGGCTGACCGACGTCTTCACCCAGAATCAGGTGACCGCCGTCTCACTCACCGAGCCACAGGCCGGCAGCGACGCGAACGCGCTCGAAACCACTGCCGAACGGGACGGCGACGAGTTCGTGATCGACGGTCACAAGGTGTGGACCTCCCACGGCGAGGTCGCCGACCTGATCTTCGTCGTCGCCCGGACCGACGATACCGGCAGCCACGACGACGTGAGCATCATCGGCGTCCCGAACCCCGGGGAGCGCGACGGTGTCGAGTTCGTCCGCGATATCCCCTGCATGGAGGGCGGTGCCGTCGTCGAGAACGAGGTCAAATACGAGAACCTTCGGGTGCCCGTCGAGAACCTGGTCGGCGAGGAGGGCCGTGGGTTCCGGTACATAATGGAAGCGCTCGACATCGGCCGACTGGGTGTCGCCGCTCAATCGACGGGCATCCTCCAGGGCTGTCTCGACGAGAGCGCGCGCTTCGCGGACGAGCGCGAACAGTTCGGCGAACCGATCCGGAACAACCAGGGCGTGTCGTTCAAGCTGGCGGATATGAAGATGGACCTGGAGGCCGCGCGACTGCTGACCTACAGCGCGGCGGCGAAACTCGATGCTGGCGAAAGGGTGACCCAGGATGCGGCCATCGCGAAGACCTTCGCCTCCGACGCAGCGATGGAGGGGGCCGTCGAGGCCGTGCAGGTACTCGGATCGCGCGGCTACTCGAAGGACTACCCGGTCGAACGGTTCATGCGGGAGGCGAAGGGGACTCAGATATACGAGGGGACCAACGAGATCAACCGGAGCGTCGTCGCGCGTCATCTCTACGACTGA
- a CDS encoding thiolase family protein encodes MTDVAIAGYATSGFAGETDESGNELVLETNMAALDDAGVTHEDLDSVIFTGQDPYDGAAISDGQKVATAAAYDKPIMRVQNGGGMAIHQGRAKIRAGKADVVTVVAADFVTADPTTLSWTSHEALYHRPFGMNNRQSYGFVTQNYLDETDATREDLAAVAAKNYEAAAENPDAHRREGYSTAEVLESDPVVGPLTELMLGPMSYGAAVVVLVSGAVADELDDVPGSITGTGMATGKYEYREMENRLRQPTLRDAAATAYDEAGIDAADIDAAEMATYAPSFELLSYEALGFCDESEGPSLVADGTTAIDGSLPVNASGGPLATSPPNSGGVYRAIAACQQLQGDLGRQSADRVLLADNDMHLGEPARTDALVVFEGGSA; translated from the coding sequence ATGACTGACGTCGCGATCGCCGGCTACGCCACGAGCGGCTTCGCCGGCGAGACGGACGAGTCGGGCAACGAGCTGGTGCTGGAGACGAACATGGCGGCACTCGACGATGCTGGCGTCACCCACGAAGACCTGGACAGCGTGATATTCACCGGCCAGGATCCCTACGACGGCGCTGCCATCAGCGACGGCCAGAAGGTCGCGACCGCCGCGGCCTACGACAAGCCGATCATGCGGGTCCAGAACGGTGGCGGGATGGCGATACACCAGGGCCGGGCGAAGATCCGGGCCGGCAAGGCCGACGTGGTCACGGTGGTCGCGGCCGACTTCGTGACCGCCGACCCCACGACACTGAGTTGGACCTCCCACGAGGCCCTGTATCACCGGCCGTTCGGGATGAACAATCGACAGTCCTACGGCTTCGTCACCCAGAACTATCTCGACGAGACCGACGCAACCCGAGAGGATCTGGCGGCAGTGGCCGCGAAAAACTACGAGGCCGCCGCGGAGAACCCCGACGCCCATCGTCGTGAGGGATACTCGACAGCGGAGGTCTTGGAGTCGGACCCGGTCGTTGGTCCGCTGACGGAGCTGATGCTCGGGCCGATGTCCTACGGCGCTGCCGTGGTCGTGCTGGTCAGCGGGGCGGTCGCCGACGAGCTCGACGATGTCCCGGGCTCCATCACCGGGACCGGCATGGCGACGGGGAAGTACGAGTACCGAGAGATGGAAAACCGGCTCCGCCAGCCGACGCTGCGTGATGCCGCAGCGACGGCCTACGACGAGGCGGGAATCGACGCCGCCGACATCGACGCCGCCGAGATGGCGACCTACGCGCCGTCGTTCGAGCTCCTGAGCTACGAGGCGCTGGGCTTCTGTGACGAGAGCGAGGGACCGTCGCTGGTCGCCGACGGCACGACGGCGATCGACGGCTCGCTTCCTGTCAACGCATCGGGCGGTCCGCTGGCGACGAGCCCGCCGAACTCCGGCGGCGTCTACCGCGCCATCGCGGCCTGCCAGCAGCTCCAGGGCGATCTCGGCCGGCAGTCCGCCGACCGGGTGCTCCTGGCGGACAACGACATGCATCTGGGCGAGCCTGCGCGGACGGACGCCCTGGTCGTCTTCGAGGGGGGATCGGCGTGA
- a CDS encoding nuclear transport factor 2 family protein, whose protein sequence is MGLEARLERVESREAIRELKHEYCYRLDDRDWEGVVDLFTPDASLDYGGLGSFEGHDGVREFAEGFVAEHLDATAHAVQNGVLDVDGDAATGRWYVTSWITLADGTGGFRLGEYRERYRHGEDGWRIESLELRFRYSVDHDEGWPNLETHEAF, encoded by the coding sequence ATGGGACTCGAAGCGCGCCTCGAGCGGGTGGAATCGCGCGAGGCCATCCGGGAGCTCAAGCACGAGTACTGTTACCGGCTCGACGATCGCGACTGGGAGGGAGTCGTCGACCTGTTCACTCCGGACGCGAGCCTCGATTACGGCGGGCTCGGGAGCTTCGAGGGCCACGACGGCGTTCGGGAGTTCGCCGAGGGGTTCGTCGCGGAGCACCTCGATGCGACCGCCCACGCCGTCCAGAACGGCGTGCTGGACGTCGACGGCGACGCAGCGACCGGCCGCTGGTACGTCACCTCCTGGATCACCCTCGCGGACGGCACCGGTGGCTTTCGGCTGGGCGAGTATCGCGAGCGCTACCGACACGGCGAGGACGGATGGCGCATCGAATCACTGGAACTCCGATTCCGGTACTCCGTGGATCACGACGAGGGCTGGCCGAACCTCGAGACGCACGAGGCCTTCTGA
- a CDS encoding Zn-ribbon domain-containing OB-fold protein, whose translation MTDKLDQSAGADEVHAEYKYPFHWDLDFSLNIGETNRRFFAALEDKRIVGKTCPECGDVFVPPQSVCVECYVETDEWIEVEQRGVLESYTVCFFQFDKMPEPPYVTGVIRVDDSAICMMHFVEELEYEEPMDLVDKLEKGDEVEPVWSNDRDGDIFDMDHWRLAE comes from the coding sequence ATGACGGATAAACTTGACCAGTCCGCCGGGGCTGACGAGGTACACGCGGAATACAAGTACCCGTTCCACTGGGACCTCGACTTCTCCCTGAACATCGGAGAGACCAACCGCCGGTTCTTCGCGGCACTCGAAGACAAGCGGATCGTGGGCAAGACCTGCCCCGAGTGTGGCGACGTGTTCGTGCCGCCGCAGTCGGTGTGTGTCGAGTGTTACGTCGAGACCGACGAGTGGATCGAGGTCGAGCAACGCGGTGTGCTCGAGAGCTACACCGTGTGCTTCTTCCAGTTCGACAAGATGCCGGAGCCGCCGTACGTGACGGGTGTCATCCGTGTCGACGACTCCGCCATCTGCATGATGCACTTCGTCGAGGAGTTGGAGTACGAGGAGCCGATGGATCTGGTCGACAAGCTCGAGAAAGGTGACGAGGTGGAACCAGTGTGGTCCAACGACCGCGATGGCGACATCTTCGACATGGATCACTGGCGGCTGGCGGAATGA
- a CDS encoding amidohydrolase family protein → MSSGSEGIVDVWCNLFTREGTELYYDSQAQRVAAQVFGMDDMYDPSRGMSADDFVAKMDAHGVAQVFVPALKFGNPDGGMEIDVPHEWVADVAEAYPDRIRGMAGINPREGMDGVARLEEYVEDHGFVAGILEPYGWDLPLNHRQFYPFYAKCAELDVPVVMQVGHSAMRMPSGHGKPILLDDVALDFPDLDVVGCHTGWPWSKELEAMAWKHPNVYLGATAHAPKYWEENVVNFIRSRGQDKVVFGTDYPVLDYDTAIPQLDDLGLNATVERKLLSENARSLFGV, encoded by the coding sequence ATGAGTTCGGGATCCGAGGGCATTGTCGACGTCTGGTGCAACCTCTTCACGCGGGAGGGGACCGAACTGTACTACGACTCTCAGGCCCAGCGGGTCGCCGCCCAGGTCTTCGGCATGGACGACATGTACGACCCGTCCCGAGGGATGTCGGCGGACGATTTCGTCGCGAAGATGGACGCACACGGCGTTGCTCAGGTGTTCGTCCCGGCGCTGAAGTTCGGCAATCCGGACGGCGGAATGGAGATCGACGTCCCCCACGAGTGGGTCGCCGACGTCGCCGAGGCGTACCCGGACCGCATCAGGGGGATGGCGGGCATCAACCCGCGAGAGGGGATGGACGGGGTTGCCCGTCTGGAGGAGTACGTCGAGGATCACGGATTCGTCGCCGGGATCCTCGAACCGTACGGGTGGGACCTCCCCCTCAACCACCGCCAGTTCTACCCGTTCTACGCGAAGTGTGCCGAACTCGACGTCCCCGTCGTGATGCAGGTCGGCCACTCCGCGATGCGGATGCCGAGCGGGCACGGAAAGCCGATCCTGCTCGACGACGTCGCACTGGACTTCCCCGATCTCGATGTGGTCGGCTGTCACACCGGCTGGCCGTGGTCGAAGGAGCTCGAGGCGATGGCGTGGAAACACCCGAACGTCTACCTGGGTGCGACGGCCCACGCGCCCAAGTACTGGGAGGAGAACGTCGTGAACTTCATCCGGAGCCGCGGCCAGGACAAGGTCGTCTTCGGGACCGACTACCCCGTGCTCGACTACGATACGGCGATTCCACAGCTCGACGATCTCGGCCTGAACGCTACGGTCGAACGAAAACTCCTCTCGGAGAACGCACGCAGCCTCTTCGGGGTCTGA
- a CDS encoding cupin domain-containing protein — MSYSKINTDEARTRTRTESEPGVKTLGYELKAADEPRPNEMRFNYFVYEPGDTVRRHTQVEQEETFFVVEGRGRMVVGDEAFAIEAGDTVVVDPGPWRHIEAEEEMRIFAVGAPNRPDDVIFLEDLADPADLPEGVPEP; from the coding sequence ATGTCGTACTCGAAGATCAACACCGACGAGGCACGAACGCGGACGCGAACGGAGTCGGAGCCGGGTGTCAAGACGCTCGGCTACGAGCTGAAGGCGGCCGACGAGCCGCGACCGAACGAGATGCGGTTCAACTACTTCGTCTACGAACCCGGAGACACCGTCCGCCGGCACACGCAGGTCGAACAGGAAGAGACCTTCTTCGTCGTCGAGGGTCGGGGGCGGATGGTCGTCGGTGACGAGGCGTTCGCCATCGAGGCCGGCGATACCGTCGTCGTCGATCCCGGTCCCTGGCGACACATCGAAGCCGAGGAGGAGATGCGGATCTTCGCGGTCGGTGCACCGAACCGCCCGGACGACGTCATCTTTCTCGAGGATCTCGCGGACCCAGCCGACCTCCCGGAGGGCGTTCCGGAGCCATAG
- a CDS encoding amidohydrolase family protein: MPTVVDVHSHIWAEDWLPERFWDAFVDIAVRQNEKRGEEVDPERIRETYLPTYWDPDGEKLLERMDEAGIDRQVVFGVDFGLALGEPEVPIQEVNRRLAEFRDDNPDRIRAFATIDPRRRGAADHIETALSDWDMDGLKLHPTAGFYHHDPETYRLLEVVRRHDVPMLTDTGPIFAPLYSKYSHPKNLDEVLSDFPDLDIVAAHMSFEWWRDLHAVAVNKVNTNLYVDISGWQERCKHRPEEFATAVRRLMDAVGSDRMLFGTDDPAFDPVHPKEEWLENVRTLADRDEEPTFTETEIDRLLGQNALDLLA; the protein is encoded by the coding sequence ATGCCGACCGTCGTGGACGTACACTCCCACATCTGGGCGGAGGACTGGTTGCCCGAGCGGTTCTGGGACGCCTTCGTCGACATCGCCGTCCGGCAGAACGAGAAGAGGGGCGAGGAGGTCGACCCCGAGCGCATCCGGGAGACGTACCTGCCGACGTACTGGGACCCCGACGGCGAGAAACTCCTCGAGCGGATGGACGAGGCCGGTATCGATCGGCAGGTCGTCTTCGGGGTGGACTTCGGGCTCGCCCTTGGCGAACCCGAGGTGCCGATCCAGGAGGTGAATCGCCGGCTGGCCGAGTTCCGCGACGACAACCCGGATCGGATCCGGGCGTTCGCGACGATCGATCCGCGGCGTCGGGGCGCGGCGGACCACATCGAGACGGCACTGTCGGACTGGGACATGGACGGCCTGAAGCTCCACCCGACGGCCGGGTTCTACCACCACGACCCGGAGACCTATCGCCTCCTCGAGGTCGTCAGGCGTCACGACGTGCCGATGTTGACCGACACCGGACCGATCTTCGCGCCGCTGTACAGCAAGTACTCCCACCCGAAGAACCTCGACGAGGTGTTGAGCGACTTCCCCGATCTGGACATCGTCGCGGCTCACATGTCCTTCGAGTGGTGGCGTGACCTGCACGCGGTCGCCGTCAACAAGGTCAACACGAACCTCTACGTGGACATCTCCGGCTGGCAGGAGCGCTGCAAGCACCGCCCCGAGGAGTTCGCGACGGCGGTCCGACGGCTGATGGACGCGGTCGGCAGCGACCGGATGTTGTTCGGAACCGACGATCCGGCGTTCGACCCGGTGCATCCGAAGGAGGAGTGGCTGGAGAACGTACGCACCCTGGCGGACCGCGACGAGGAACCGACGTTCACCGAGACCGAAATCGACCGACTGCTCGGGCAGAACGCGCTCGATCTACTGGCCTGA